The Tenebrio molitor chromosome 7, icTenMoli1.1, whole genome shotgun sequence region ACAACATGTAGCAATTATTATTACGGTGTAGAGTGCCACCGTTatgaatgaatttttttttatttggagtTTGTGTAGTTTGTATCGATTGATCGGCGTGAAATCTGTTAAAAGCTCCGCCAAATTACAAAACGATCACAGGGAGTATTTAATCGGAATGCGTGGTGGAAAAATAATTCGTGGAAAAACAAAAGGCTTCATTTTGTAACGAGTTTATTGTAGACGTTCATAAAATGAAACTTTAACCAAagggtaattaatttttcaggaGGGTAGACAGGCAACGATGCGCATCAAGGGTTTTCTAAGAAAACTCGATAAATTTCCCTTTCAGACTATTGACAACATCATAATCGAACGCTTTCCCAGTTGGAGTTTTTTCAgcgttttttacttcattccAATTAGAAGGCAACAGAAAATGTACAGGAAACAccttctaataataattgatcgACGGAGCCTATAAATTCTTCAATCCGATATGTTTTGCAAATTCTTCATTGGTCTCTTTCAGACGTTAATTTAAAGGAcgtttttttcagttttattttcttacgCTACGGTGAAGCAAACTTTCACAATTTTCGTGACATTGAAGCgcttttaaattttagttatttattgtaagATTTCCATTATTTATTACGTACTGGAGTGCTTTTAaactttgattatttattatacggATTCAGTCATTTATTACGGGTCTGTCCTTTGATTAGGATCCTGAATTTTTGCTTGACGAGTGAGTGAGTATTTAAGACCAGAAGACGTTCATGTTGTCATGACACCAATTTTTTAAAGTCTACAGTTAGTCTAAAATTATATAGGAATTATCTGTCGCGGTATAGTTATTTTACGATTAATAAACTAAAAAGCAAGTAATGGTCGATGGTCATCAGGGTTTACGGCGAACTAAACTAGTTACGTGTCAGCATTTGataacaataaaaagaaatggaGAAGAGCAGACGAAATGAATAAGGTCCAAATAACGAAACGATTAGAGAAGTGACGGCGTAAACTGGGAAATCCTGCAAGGACCTACTTTTTTCGATTACAATGACGCGTCCTTACTTTTCATGCCCTTAACCTACATTTCGGGGGTAATCGAATGATTGAGGGTGGAAGCGTAATAAAAAGCGTTTGTATTCCATGACATTAATTCCGAATGCCATGTAAAAACACGTGCGCTCTCAATactgaattattaaaaatcgctCAGCGATTGTGTTTTtcgacaataaaaaaataatcaatgaTTTTTGATGGTTTTAGTAGATAAAACGCGGTCGTCGACGAAGAAAACTGCATTTAACGTGGAATTACCACACGCAATGAGTGAAAGTCTTTTAGTGAAATTATCAAAGTAAATTTTAAGCGAACAATTTCACAACTCTGCTTCGTTATTTTTCTCTGACCCATATTATAAGCTGTTTGGTTTTATGACGctcatcattttttaaattgttgtcgTTACGTAATTGTGTATATTGCtaattaattactaattagaTTATGTCGTTCGAGTTGACCTAGACGCGGAAGCTCGTGACACGTTTTAGGATTTTTTATGTAATGTGATTTTTGGCTTATGAGTTTGACATCTTTCACTGTAACCTACTTAGGCTCGCGTTTACAGAAGAGATAATGAAAACGGGTAAAACTAAAAGAGACCTTGGTGCGGTGTGCTCTTTGTGTGCGTTTTGCCGTGGTCGGTAAGcttctgaaaaaataaaataaaacgggCGACGTTACACGTTCGTATTTACCTGTGCCCAAGTTTGATGGCTTTGTTTGTCGAAAAGAAATTTCGGTGAAATTTCGTCCATTGAAACGTTTCAACGTTACGTTCACGTTTTGAAAGAGTAGAAAGCATCGCCCTTGAACGGTGAAACCTGCGAGTAAAATCTATATAGTGACAGGAGAAAAATTCGGATGTTGGTCATAAAAAGCCAGTGTTAGATTCGAATCGGTTGTTTTAACAAATTTGAAGGTCCGACACGtccaaaaatgtaaatgtttcaGGATCGTTTCGACAGtcctgtctgtaataaaatttatatttttaatcatttgGAGAGTTCGCAGTCGTCGTTGCGGAGCGATTTCTTCTTCGCAAACAAACGAAATACCAAGGGCTTGTCCTGCACTTTTGACACCACACCCTGCACAATGCCTACATTTTCATTCGAACGCGTTGCGAAACGACGTGACTTTTTAGTGTCGATTTCGAAATTTTCCTGCCGCTAAACAAATTTCCGTCCTTTTTGTCCCGTCATTATCTGGGAGATGTCGAGATTTCGTAAATCGTAATCTGCGtatcaattattattcaatGCAATGGTCGttgtgtaattattttaagGCAACAGTATCGGCTCTGGTGAAATGTTTCCTAGTTTCACCCGGTCGAGAGAGCGAAAGGACCCGCGCTTTCCCTTTATGCGCTCTTTATTCCTTATTGAACACCCGCGCTCTACTATATCGATTTCTCTTTTACATGGAACCATCAGCACTACGTTCCTACATTCAGGAGAAAGTTAAAATCTACATTACTCCATGTACCTAAATTTTTACGTGGACCGTTGCTTTTGTGTTCGATAAATGTAGGCCCGGTCCTGCGTCCCCACCATCTCCGATGATGTTACTAATTGTTCAAATAAACGTAACGATCACTCGTAAACAGTTTAAACTGTAGCAAAGCATCAGaaataacaatatttaaaactcAAGGAGACTATCGGAACCTTGGCGAAATTATCGCctattcgtttttttttctaccgaTTTTTATTTGGATTCGTTATGTAACTTCGTTTATGAATCGGACCGGAGCTGATGATGAATATGCGAACTCGATTCATGTACTCTTTTAGATCctataaaatgttttgtttttattgccTTTTTATCACTTCAGTTTGATATTTATTGCCGTCGAGAGCATTTGCATTTTCGCAGTTGGATTGTTGAAGAGTGCCATCTTATCGATCCTCTTAATAAACttgaaaaagataaaatatgAGCAAAGGAAATAAAGTCATTAACGACGTTCCTTTACTCACCACGTtacagtttcgtaaatttctAATGACCTGTGTTTGTTACCATGGAGATTTTATCGTGCTCAAAAGTAGAAACTATTTTCTCTCAAgctttttacttaaaaaaacgGAATAATATGGTTAAAAGTGTAGGAAGTGCATTTATCCAAGAACTAATTAAGTACTCGATTAGTTTTCCTATTTATTGCAATTCGGTCGAATTTTTATGACACTTGGACGATTCCGAACCACGATAATATTGTTATCTAACCTTGATTGTAATGTTtctgttaattaaattatcgcaATTTCCGACCAAAAGTTTTATCTCCGTCTAAATTTCACATAGAAAGAGTGTCTCAGATAATGAATTTTAATCTTCGTTTCTGAGAAGATACACTGCCGAATCAGCTTTTATGCATTGAAGGAAAtaaaaccacaattaaaatttatcctTTCTAggaattatttacaaaatggaaCAGCAATAGTGGGggaaagtgatttttttctaaattgcGGTATTTTCAAAATCGTTTCCATTTGGAATAATGTCAatgtttgaaataatttttgcaaggTAGATCAAACCTTGCTTTTTTACTTGTCATTCGAAGCCGACAAGGTTGAATTTAAAGAAGAAAATCTGGCACCTCGTTAACATCACAAAGAATTCTTTTGTGATTTCTAATCGTGTTCATCCTGAAGATAAGGTGACAACCAAAAGTGTGCGTCGTTAATTTTCGTGTGTTATTTTTAATCCAGTTGTGGCTCTGTTGTAGAGtgaatttaatttgcaaaacTCATGAATAATTATCGCGTTTTATAGGAAAATCGCGATTTCCGGTTTGACTGGAATCTGCTtcttgaaataacataatttgGCATTACGGTGATTTGAGTCACACATTCGGAGGTGTACCTTGAGGTCACGACGAAATCTGTAGCATCTACACCTTTTTTTGTGTGTGTAAAACTGCACGTCATTGCCGGCTTTGCTCACCTTCAGAAAAATTCTCTGCCCTCTAAATTCATTCAAGATAAAACCGAAACACAATGGCGATCGGCGATCAAGTTCGGACGTTGAATTGTGCCAGCGATGGCAATAATTCATTCAGAACCAGCAGATGATGATGCGCGGTTGTAAAATGACACATCTTTGTAGGTGAGACACCTTTACGAGTTCTTCGTTACCTAACGTCATTGTATAATAATCATAGAATCAACATCGACCGAAAGTAATTAGTTAATCCGCacggaaaaatgaataggtGAAACACGTGGagattttgcaattttaagaGGTGTGAAGGTGCGACTGTAAAAGCAATCAATTCCACAACGCGACGTACCTTATTAACCTATCATTGTTCTCATTAAAGGTAACTCTCTACCTAGATTGAGTTGACCTGATTACAAGAGATTTCGTTCGTGTAAACAAGACCAATACGAAAATAGttggttatttttaattgtaggGCAcacactaaaatagcccttgTCCTTTGTTTGCACAGGTACAGccgaatttcaaatttaaaaatagagaTCAAGTGGAtgatttgaaattgaaatggaATCCCGTAATGTTTACTATTTAGGGTCATCTCATTTAAAATCAACTAATTTGAATTGTTCCAGAAACACACGAGGTATTTTTCTCTTCCTCGAATGCAAATGCCAgctgaaaaattgaaatttagattttttttaaacgtaaCAACCTCAATGTCATAGCCTAGTTTGACGTTATTATTTGCAAAAGTTATCGCTGTGTATAGAGGTTCTGAATAAGGTTCCAAATAAATTTGGAGGTTTCGTGAAAAGTGGGTTTTGTTTCAACGTTAACCGtactaattttaaaatatgtgtGTGATGTTTAtacgttttcaaaattgccaaGGCAGTTTTATGTAAAGTGGCCGCATACCCAAGCGGAAAGCTGCTTTTAGAGTTGGTCGCTTATCGTTCAACGCAATTGATTTTATCTGGAAGGAAAAGTCCAGAACACCGCTAAATGattgatttgatttttaataatccgtaacgtatttctttttttggcAGAACGAATGTGGATGTTATTCGATCGAGATGTCTGCGAGGTGAATAAATGTGTAGCGGTTCTGAAGACGGAGGAGAGCATCATTTCTGTCGAACCGTTGCTCGAAATCGAGTTAGTTTTTCTAGTTTACGGAATACATTTTCCAGCACTGTCAATATATCGAAATGTCTTGTCGTCTTAATAAACAAACGATTTCTTACTGTGGAACACGTAAAATTAGAACTAGACACATCTATAACGCGAACTGTGGAAAATATCATCGTTTCTCCCACGTTTCTCCGGCTGTTCTCCCCAGTCCTGGGGCTGGGGTCCTTCGCAGGGACGACTTTCGAGGGGGCGAGCCCTCCCCGGCCGCCGTACTCGTCCTTGCATATGGCAGAACGTGAAACGGCCATTGACCCACACCTCTTGAGCAGGAGCGATGTACTAAGTCTGACCTTCAATAAACAGTCATCATCCTCAACCTAACTGTCTGGTTTATCATCGAATATGCCGGGGTGTTTGACCTTGCCAGCCGCGAACGCTGCAGAATTTTTCGTGATGTACCTCCTCCTCCATCATACACGCTCAGGTTGACAATTAACTTGCATTATTGACGCGAATGGAACGCCGAGTACCGCTAGTTGTAGTAATTCATCATTTGCCGTAGtagatttgaattattttttttcgattgtCGCCAACCATTCGATTTCTACCTGCTCGCAAGGACCGAGTCCTCGACCTTAAAATCTCAAGGAACTACCTGAGTTCTTTCGGTACTGCTCACCAGCTCATTTGGGAAGTTTCAGTTCGGACTGTCGAAGGCACCGCGAAGGTTTCCTTCTTCTTTCGCGATTTCACATGTAATTTGTTTGAGGTGACATGTGTGGTGAATGTTGATCGTTGCTTGCAACCTGCAACGATAATATGTCTGTTTACGAAtgctgtcaatgtcaaaagtCACGTTTCCTCGGAATTGGTTATCTTATCGGGATAAACTTTCCTATTAAACATTTATGGTAAAGAATGTGTTCACCTTAGTGTGTTTGTTTATCAAACGTATGTGTACAGCGATGTATTAGATTAAAAACCATCAACCTCTTGTAGGCGTGCGAAGATAGATACTCCTTTCAGAGAATGTAAAATTGAGTACGGTCGATTGAACTCCCATTCGTGATACCCTCATAGCGCACTCCCACCCTTTTTGGGTTATCGCTCTATCCacaacttattattattaattcgtCATGGACGTGGACGatgcattatttttaattttttgttttccgttTTGTGGTTGCTCGTTCAGCCACgataatgaaaattgaaatgaaaaatttattgcgCTTTTTCTACCACACCGACAGTAACAAAACTCAGGTTTCGCGgcgttcaatttttgcatTACCAAGAATCGTTAATATTTTACCCGTGAAgtatggaaaaaataattaagtagcAGGAAGTTACCTACCTGTCTACACCTGTACAGTAAATATCgtttattattgaaaattttttaatccgTTTTCTTTGGTCGCTCGATTATGCTTTTATCATCCCTCATTATTCATATAAACGAGCACGTTCGATAATGGCTTGATTTGGTTTTTACGCGGCGGGAGGGATAATCTGGTTAAATTTGATCACCTGCTTTCCGTAGGGGGTCTTGTTTGGAAACGCTCATATGCACCCAACGACTGGTGTTTGTAGTTTATATTGGTTATCGTCACGGGTGACAAGGATTCGAATTTTGTTTCGTGTTGAACTGTCTAGTTGACTTGAGACATGCTTCTACAAAATACACTTGATAAGTTAATTACCCTGTTAATATTTAACACATTTTATGAGATATAGGGTTCACGATCAACTATCTCATTGTTCTAGTGGGACCTCTAAACTGAAGATTAAAAGCTAattacatcatttttcttaatttttctaTGGTTGCTGATTTTAGCTTTGAACAGCCGCAAATTGAGCCTTTTTAGCCGACGgattctattttattttttatttactcggttaagtttttttttttaattggggTATTTTGTCGCAGGCTGCCGGTGGTGAGTGATTGCTCGGCCGGCCAAACGGCCCGAGTCAGCTCCAACCTGCATCCCACGAGTACCATGGCCGTTAGCCGCGTGCCGAGTCCACCACCCCAGGAGGTAAACACCCCAGTGGCCGAGAACTGGTGTTACACGCAGGTAAGCCGATCTGAACGAACCACCAACCCGTTCCTTCCTAAGGTAAACCGCTCGGCCGGCAAACGGCAATGTTCTGGTGCTGACCTTGGCTGAGGCCAACGGCTCTTGGAAATTATACCTCTGCCTGTGACCGAGCACCACAAATGCAAGTTTCGACATTACAGTTAGATTATTTGACCATTCGACGTGTGCGACCATCGGGCACAGGGTTACGTTGTCATTGTTCCCCGCATCGTATGCGGTCGACATCGATGAATCGATGGTTGTCCTGTATGGACAGGGCCACCCCACGAAAGCCGACCAAAATCGAAGTCCGCTGCTGAAAAAGCCGTCTCGTTGTGAGCTTCGAGCTTATCAGATCACGTTATGGTGATGTTCAGGATTTCTCAAGACCGCCGGCGTGAATGCCCTTGTTCAGGGTCGAAAATCCGAACACAGATAGAGCCATcgtattatttttaacaaatacaaGGTTTTCAATCGGCGTATTGTTCATTCATTCATGACATAAAACATAAAAGAGTACTGCCACCAACAGGAAGTCATTCGCAAACTCTATCTCTGTTATGGAAATTGGACAGACTTCTAGgggattatttttcaaatcgaAACCGAACTGTACAATTTTATCTTTACCATTAATCCTATCCAGACGACATTTACTTcctttacatgtttttttatatttcattaacgtcattattaatttatttaaacggtttttgtaatttttacgttttttttaattgaacgcattaaattaattgacaGGTGATGACACGAtcgttttaaataattcaacaaacaaAACTTGGTTCTGCTGCAAGAACCACCCATTGTAGatggtttgtttgtttttttgaaataaatcaaGTATGTGTGgtggtgaaatgtcaaatttcgaCTGTCTGTCATTTGAgtaatatttttgacatttctgttAGAACAGCgtcaaaaatgtataaattccAGAAATTCATGTTTATTTGTTCCACTTTTACTACGCGCCAAAATAAGGTCTACCTACTTCGCATCGTTGTGATCATTTATAATTGTAGTTTATTCTCTCTGTTACAGGTGAAAGTCGTCAAATTCAGTTACATGtggacaataaataatttcagtttctGTCGCGAAGAAATGGGAGAAGTTCTGAAGTCTTCGACGTTTTCAGCAGGAGCCAACGACAAATTAAAGTGGTAGGTCGCGATCGCGTGCCGAAATTcgattaaaattaacaagaGCATTCGTAGGTGTCTGAGAGTGAATCCCAAAGGCTTAGACGAGGAAAGTAAAGACTATCTTTCATTGTACCTACTTCTCGTGTCGTGCAATAAAAGCGAAGTTAGagccaaatttaaatttagtatATTAAATGCGAAAAGGGAGGAGACGAAGGCGATGGAGAGCCAAAGGGCGTACAGGTTCGTCCAGGGGAAGGACTGGGGTTTCAAGAAGTTCATCAGACGAGACTTTTTGTTGGACGAGGCTAACGGTCTGTTACCGGACGACAAACTTACGATATTCTGTGAAGTGAGTCCGAATTTCAATTGtgcttaataaatttaataaacaattcggGATTGTAGGTCAGTGTTGTTGCTGATAGTGTAAATATTTCTGGCCAGTCGAATACGATTCAGTTTAAAGTGCCAGAATGTAGGTTATCGGACGACTTAGGTTTACTAttcgaaaatcaaaaatttagcGACGTAACTCTTTCAGTAGCCGGTAGGGAATTCCAGGCTCACAAAGCGATATTAGCAGGTAAGAATCTGCCAACGGCGGATGTGGCTATTAAACCctaatacattttaaaattcaccTTTTGTCTTCGTAAATCGATAGACGATACaaaatttctttgacagtttttgtttCACGCAAAAACTTTTAATACCCAGTTGCACATAAAATTCACTTAACCCGTGTCGTTTTAAATGAACTTCAATCAATCATCACATTTCATGGATGTCCCAATTTGTAGGA contains the following coding sequences:
- the rdx gene encoding protein roadkill isoform X2 yields the protein MALARLPVVSDCSAGQTARVSSNLHPTSTMAVSRVPSPPPQEVNTPVAENWCYTQVKVVKFSYMWTINNFSFCREEMGEVLKSSTFSAGANDKLKWCLRVNPKGLDEESKDYLSLYLLLVSCNKSEVRAKFKFSILNAKREETKAMESQRAYRFVQGKDWGFKKFIRRDFLLDEANGLLPDDKLTIFCEVSVVADSVNISGQSNTIQFKVPECRLSDDLGLLFENQKFSDVTLSVAGREFQAHKAILAARSPVFQAMFEHEMEERKHNRVDITDVDHEVLREMLRFIYTGKASNLEKMADDLLAAADKYALERLKVMCEEALCTNLSIDNAAEILILADLHSADQLKAQAIDFINTHATDVMDTPGWKSMIQTHPHLIAEAFRALATQQIPPIGPPRKRVKQS
- the rdx gene encoding speckle-type POZ protein B isoform X1 translates to MKPEDCFRFNVEPVIFFACDACQGSKYVRSGRWRLPVVSDCSAGQTARVSSNLHPTSTMAVSRVPSPPPQEVNTPVAENWCYTQVKVVKFSYMWTINNFSFCREEMGEVLKSSTFSAGANDKLKWCLRVNPKGLDEESKDYLSLYLLLVSCNKSEVRAKFKFSILNAKREETKAMESQRAYRFVQGKDWGFKKFIRRDFLLDEANGLLPDDKLTIFCEVSVVADSVNISGQSNTIQFKVPECRLSDDLGLLFENQKFSDVTLSVAGREFQAHKAILAARSPVFQAMFEHEMEERKHNRVDITDVDHEVLREMLRFIYTGKASNLEKMADDLLAAADKYALERLKVMCEEALCTNLSIDNAAEILILADLHSADQLKAQAIDFINTHATDVMDTPGWKSMIQTHPHLIAEAFRALATQQIPPIGPPRKRVKQS
- the rdx gene encoding protein roadkill isoform X3, with the protein product MAVSRVPSPPPQEVNTPVAENWCYTQVKVVKFSYMWTINNFSFCREEMGEVLKSSTFSAGANDKLKWCLRVNPKGLDEESKDYLSLYLLLVSCNKSEVRAKFKFSILNAKREETKAMESQRAYRFVQGKDWGFKKFIRRDFLLDEANGLLPDDKLTIFCEVSVVADSVNISGQSNTIQFKVPECRLSDDLGLLFENQKFSDVTLSVAGREFQAHKAILAARSPVFQAMFEHEMEERKHNRVDITDVDHEVLREMLRFIYTGKASNLEKMADDLLAAADKYALERLKVMCEEALCTNLSIDNAAEILILADLHSADQLKAQAIDFINTHATDVMDTPGWKSMIQTHPHLIAEAFRALATQQIPPIGPPRKRVKQS
- the rdx gene encoding protein roadkill isoform X4, giving the protein MYKFQKFMFICSTFTTRQNKVKVVKFSYMWTINNFSFCREEMGEVLKSSTFSAGANDKLKWCLRVNPKGLDEESKDYLSLYLLLVSCNKSEVRAKFKFSILNAKREETKAMESQRAYRFVQGKDWGFKKFIRRDFLLDEANGLLPDDKLTIFCEVSVVADSVNISGQSNTIQFKVPECRLSDDLGLLFENQKFSDVTLSVAGREFQAHKAILAARSPVFQAMFEHEMEERKHNRVDITDVDHEVLREMLRFIYTGKASNLEKMADDLLAAADKYALERLKVMCEEALCTNLSIDNAAEILILADLHSADQLKAQAIDFINTHATDVMDTPGWKSMIQTHPHLIAEAFRALATQQIPPIGPPRKRVKQS